One Setaria viridis chromosome 3, Setaria_viridis_v4.0, whole genome shotgun sequence DNA window includes the following coding sequences:
- the LOC117848381 gene encoding diacylglycerol kinase 1 isoform X1 — protein MLDTSWSAVSAYVSEYWSVIIATAVFACVGAATIYYTVNQLNKNISLSLIKALKVRAKRYKKWKDKVPAASHVWRKEVVPRSKGLKCCVCLKSVSPRQYSGGTIHQCDICGAAAHPSCSGNAHEDCKCVSMAGLNHVLHQWAVQWIDTADHSEEDSFCCYCDESCNGAFLAGYPIWYCMWCQRLVHVDCHTSLAKETGDICDLGPLKRLILSPLCVKELHWTGAGIFSSITSGANELASTVRETIMIRRKRYKKGTASADSDSSGAIELPSDAEGDSQEANSAAKRRDDQANGKLNEVHQSSESEKDKQPVPDNTAATSRSNGQRKNSHVQNSQKYEIVNVPSDSRPLLVFINKRSGAQSGDSLRQRLQILLNPVQVFELSKHQGPEVGLALFRKVTHFRVLVCGGDGTAGWVLDAIEKQKFEAPPPVAILPAGTGNDLARVLCWGGGLGVIEKRGGLFSVLQDVEHAAVTVLDRWKITIKDNQGKLMAPPKFMNNYFGVGCDAKVALDIHNLREENPERFYSQFMNKVLYAREGAKNIMDNTFDYFPWDVKLEIDGSKIDIPQDSEGILVANIRSYMGGVDLWKNEDDCSDAYLPQSMHDKKLEVVSFTGMLHLGRLQVGLSRAKRLAQGHHIKIEISIKMPIQVDGEPWSQEPCTIEVSHHNQAFMLKRVSEEPLGHAASVMADILENAENSGIISALQKRTLLQEIASRLL, from the exons ATGCTGGATACTAGCTGGAGCGCCGTTTCGGCCTACGTGTCGGAGTATTGGTCCGTGATAATCGCCACCGCTGTGTTCGCTTGCGTTGGCGCAGCGACGATCTACTACACGGTGAACCAGCTGAACAAGAACATCAGCCTGAGCCTGATAAAGGCTCTCAAGGTCAGGGCGAAGCGGTACAAGAAATGGAAGGACAAGGTCCCCGCCGCGTCCCACGTCTGGAGGAAAGAAGTCGTCCCCCGCAGCAAAGGCCTGAAGTGCTGCGTGTGCCTGAAGTCAGTTTCGCCACGTCAGTACTCTGGGGGAACCATCCATCAGTGTGACATCTGCGGTGCCGCCGCGCATCCGAGCTGCTCGGGGAATGCGCACGAGGATTGCAAGTGTGTTTCTATGGCAGGTTTGAACCATGTCCTTCACCAGTGGGCTGTGCAGTGGATTGACACCGCGGATCACTCTGAGGAGGACTCTTTCTGTTGCTACTGCGACGAATCTTGCAATGGAGCTTTCCTCGCGGGGTATCCGATTTGGTACTGTATGTGGTGTCAGCGGCTCGTGCATGTTGATTGCCACACCAGCTTAGCCAAGGAAACTGGCGATATCTGTGACTTGGGACCATTGAAGCGGCTGATACTGTCACCTCTTTGTGTTAAGGAGCTTCACTGGACAGGTGCAGGAATTTTTAGTTCTATCACAAGCGGGGCTAATGAATTGGCTTCCACTGTCCGAGAGACGATTATGATTCGTAGAAAAAGGTACAAAAAGGGTACTGCATCTGCTGATTCAGATAGCTCTGGGGCTATTGAGCTACCATCTGATGCTGAAGGAGATTCACAGGAAGCAAATAGTGCAGCAAAGAGGAGGGATGATCAGGCAAACGGCAAACTCAATGAGGTACACCAAAGCTCTGAATCAGAGAAAGATAAACAACCTGTACCAGATAACACAGCTGCAACTAGTAGGTCAAATGGACAACGTAAGAATTCTCATGTACAGAACAGTCAGAAGTATGAAATTGTCAACGTGCCTTCTGATTCTAGGCCACTCCTCGTTTTCATTAACAAGAGAAGCGGTGCCCAGAGCGGTGATTCACTGAGACAGCGTCTGCAGATCCTTCTTAACCCTGTGCAG GTTTTTGAGTTGAGCAAGCACCAAGGTCCAGAAGTTGGTTTAGCTTTGTTTCGGAAGGTAACACACTTCAGAGTTCTTGTATGTGGTGGAGATGGCACTGCTGGTTGGGTTTTAGATGCCATTGAGAAACAGAAGTTTGAAGCTCCGCCTCCTGTAGCCATCCTTCCAGCTGGTACTGGTAATGATCTTGCGAGGGTTCTGTGTTGGGGTGGTGGCCTTGGTGTTATTGAGAAGAGGGGAGGTCTATTCTCAGTTTTGCAAGATGTTGAGCACGCAGCAGTCACTGTTCTAGACAGATGGAAGATCACAATTAAGGACAACCAAGGAAAGCTTATGGCACCACCAAAATTTATGAACAACTACTTTG GGGTTGGTTGCGATGCAAAGGTTGCCTTAGATATCCACAATTTGAGGGAAGAAAACCCTGAGCGGTTTTATAGCCAG TTTATGAACAAGGTGCTTTATGCAAGAGAGGGAGCAAAGAATATCATGGATAACACATTTGATTATTTTCCTTGGGATGTCAAACTTGAGATAGATGGATCCAAAATTGATATTCCTCAG GACTCTGAAGGTATCCTTGTTGCCAATATCCGAAGCTACATGGGAGGGGTTGACCTATGGAAGAATGAGGATGATTGCTCCGACGCTTACCTTCCTCAATCCATGCATGACAAGAAGCTGGAAGTTGTTAGCTTCACAGGAATGCTGCATCTCGGAAGGCTGCAG GTAGGGCTTTCTCGTGCGAAAAGATTAGCTCAAGGTCATCATATAAAGATTGAAATCAGTATTAAAATGCCAATCCAAGTGGATGGAGAACCTTGGTCTCAGGAGCCGTGCACCATAGAAGTTTCTCATCATAACCAG GCCTTCATGCTGAAGAGAGTTTCCGAAGAACCTCTTGGTCATGCCGCTTCCGTCATGGCCGACATCCTGGAAAATGCTGAGAACAGCGGCATCATTTCAGCCTTGCAGAAGAGGACTCTGCTCCAGGAGATAGCATCTAGGCTCTTGTAG
- the LOC117848381 gene encoding diacylglycerol kinase 1 isoform X2 yields the protein MLDTSWSAVSAYVSEYWSVIIATAVFACVGAATIYYTVNQLNKNISLSLIKALKVRAKRYKKWKDKVPAASHVWRKEVVPRSKGLKCCVCLKSVSPRQYSGGTIHQCDICGAAAHPSCSGNAHEDCKCVSMAGLNHVLHQWAVQWIDTADHSEEDSFCCYCDESCNGAFLAGYPIWYCMWCQRLVHVDCHTSLAKETGDICDLGPLKRLILSPLCVKELHWTGAGIFSSITSGANELASTVRETIMIRRKRYKKGTASADSDSSGAIELPSDAEGDSQEANSAAKRRDDQANGKLNEVHQSSESEKDKQPVPDNTAATSRSNGQRKNSHVQNSQKYEIVNVPSDSRPLLVFINKRSGAQSGDSLRQRLQILLNPVQVFELSKHQGPEVGLALFRKVTHFRVLVCGGDGTAGWVLDAIEKQKFEAPPPVAILPAGTGNDLARVLCWGGGLGVIEKRGGLFSVLQDVEHAAVTVLDRWKITIKDNQGKLMAPPKFMNNYFGVGCDAKVALDIHNLREENPERFYSQFMNKVLYAREGAKNIMDNTFDYFPWDVKLEIDGSKIDIPQDSEGILVANIRSYMGGVDLWKNEDDCSDAYLPQSMHDKKLEVVSFTGMLHLGRLQGFLVRKD from the exons ATGCTGGATACTAGCTGGAGCGCCGTTTCGGCCTACGTGTCGGAGTATTGGTCCGTGATAATCGCCACCGCTGTGTTCGCTTGCGTTGGCGCAGCGACGATCTACTACACGGTGAACCAGCTGAACAAGAACATCAGCCTGAGCCTGATAAAGGCTCTCAAGGTCAGGGCGAAGCGGTACAAGAAATGGAAGGACAAGGTCCCCGCCGCGTCCCACGTCTGGAGGAAAGAAGTCGTCCCCCGCAGCAAAGGCCTGAAGTGCTGCGTGTGCCTGAAGTCAGTTTCGCCACGTCAGTACTCTGGGGGAACCATCCATCAGTGTGACATCTGCGGTGCCGCCGCGCATCCGAGCTGCTCGGGGAATGCGCACGAGGATTGCAAGTGTGTTTCTATGGCAGGTTTGAACCATGTCCTTCACCAGTGGGCTGTGCAGTGGATTGACACCGCGGATCACTCTGAGGAGGACTCTTTCTGTTGCTACTGCGACGAATCTTGCAATGGAGCTTTCCTCGCGGGGTATCCGATTTGGTACTGTATGTGGTGTCAGCGGCTCGTGCATGTTGATTGCCACACCAGCTTAGCCAAGGAAACTGGCGATATCTGTGACTTGGGACCATTGAAGCGGCTGATACTGTCACCTCTTTGTGTTAAGGAGCTTCACTGGACAGGTGCAGGAATTTTTAGTTCTATCACAAGCGGGGCTAATGAATTGGCTTCCACTGTCCGAGAGACGATTATGATTCGTAGAAAAAGGTACAAAAAGGGTACTGCATCTGCTGATTCAGATAGCTCTGGGGCTATTGAGCTACCATCTGATGCTGAAGGAGATTCACAGGAAGCAAATAGTGCAGCAAAGAGGAGGGATGATCAGGCAAACGGCAAACTCAATGAGGTACACCAAAGCTCTGAATCAGAGAAAGATAAACAACCTGTACCAGATAACACAGCTGCAACTAGTAGGTCAAATGGACAACGTAAGAATTCTCATGTACAGAACAGTCAGAAGTATGAAATTGTCAACGTGCCTTCTGATTCTAGGCCACTCCTCGTTTTCATTAACAAGAGAAGCGGTGCCCAGAGCGGTGATTCACTGAGACAGCGTCTGCAGATCCTTCTTAACCCTGTGCAG GTTTTTGAGTTGAGCAAGCACCAAGGTCCAGAAGTTGGTTTAGCTTTGTTTCGGAAGGTAACACACTTCAGAGTTCTTGTATGTGGTGGAGATGGCACTGCTGGTTGGGTTTTAGATGCCATTGAGAAACAGAAGTTTGAAGCTCCGCCTCCTGTAGCCATCCTTCCAGCTGGTACTGGTAATGATCTTGCGAGGGTTCTGTGTTGGGGTGGTGGCCTTGGTGTTATTGAGAAGAGGGGAGGTCTATTCTCAGTTTTGCAAGATGTTGAGCACGCAGCAGTCACTGTTCTAGACAGATGGAAGATCACAATTAAGGACAACCAAGGAAAGCTTATGGCACCACCAAAATTTATGAACAACTACTTTG GGGTTGGTTGCGATGCAAAGGTTGCCTTAGATATCCACAATTTGAGGGAAGAAAACCCTGAGCGGTTTTATAGCCAG TTTATGAACAAGGTGCTTTATGCAAGAGAGGGAGCAAAGAATATCATGGATAACACATTTGATTATTTTCCTTGGGATGTCAAACTTGAGATAGATGGATCCAAAATTGATATTCCTCAG GACTCTGAAGGTATCCTTGTTGCCAATATCCGAAGCTACATGGGAGGGGTTGACCTATGGAAGAATGAGGATGATTGCTCCGACGCTTACCTTCCTCAATCCATGCATGACAAGAAGCTGGAAGTTGTTAGCTTCACAGGAATGCTGCATCTCGGAAGGCTGCAG GGCTTTCTCGTGCGAAAAGATTAG
- the LOC117848384 gene encoding probable inactive purple acid phosphatase 1 produces the protein MGLLVALWVVLAHVLTCAGEQPLSRIAIRKATAAVVDSASVEAHPTVLGLKGQSSDWVVVEFSHPNPSNDDWIGVFSPSGFSSEICQPENWMDLPPFLCTAPIKFQYANFTNDAYNKSGKGSLRLQLINQRADFAFALFSGGLSAPKLIAVSNKVTFENPKAPVYPRLAQGKSWNEMTVTWTSGYNIKEAMPFVEWGPKGGHQMLSPAETFTFGRNSMCGSPARTVGWRDPGYIHTSFLKELWPDALYTYRLGHRLSDGTHIWSKSYSFRASPYPGQDSLQRVVIFGDMGKAEEDGSDEYGNYEKASLNTTKQIINDLENIDMVIHIGDLSYANGYLSQWDQFTAQIEPIASTVPYMIGSGNHERDWPDTGSFYGYNDSGGECGVPAQTMFYVPAENRAKFWYSTDYGMFRFCIAHTEEDWRPGTEQYKFIEHCLSSVDRQKQPWLIFLAHRVLGYSSASWYEIMMGSYGEPMGREGLQDLWQKYKVDLAVFGHIHNYERTCPIYQNRCVQDGSNHYSGRFNATTHVVVGGGGASLSPFRATVPYWSFFRDMDFGFVKLTALNSSFLLFEYKKSRDGNVYDHFTISRDYPDVMACSVDNCPRTTMAV, from the exons ATGGGGCTCCTGGTGGCCCTCTGGGTGGTTCTCGCACACGTTCTAACCTGCGCCGGCGAGCAGCCGCTGTCGAGGATCGCCATCCGGAAGGCGACGGCCGCCGTCGTTGATTCGGCCAGCGTCGAGGCTCACCCCACGGTCCTTGGCCTCAAG GGCCAGAGCAGTGATTGGGTTGTCGTCGAATTCTCCCACCCGAACCCCTCCAACGACGATTGGATCGGGGTCTTCTCTCCTTCAGGCTTCAG CTCTGAAATCTGCCAGCCTGAAAACTGGATGGACCTCCCGCCCTTTCTGTGTACCGCACCGATAAAG TTCCAGTATGCGAACTTCACGAATGATGCCTACAACAAGAGTGGGAAGGGGTCCTTGAGGCTGCAGCTGATCAACCAGAGAGCGGACTTCGCCTTTGCGCTCTTCTCTGGAGGCCTCTCAGCT CCGAAGCTGATTGCTGTCTCAAACAAAGTGACGTTTGAAAATCCAAAGGCGCCCGTCTACCCTCGGTTGGCACAAGGGAAATCTTGGAATGAA ATGACAGTCACCTGGACAAGTGGATACAACATCAAGGAGGCAATGCCATTCGTGGAATGGGGCCCTAAAGGCGGACATCAAATGCTTTCACCTGCTGAAACTTTCACATTTGGAAGAAATAGCATGTGTG GTTCACCAGCACGAACTGTCGGATGGCGTGATCCTGGTTATATTCATACAAGTTTCTTGAAGGAGTTGTGGCCTGATGCATT ATACACTTATAGGCTTGGTCACAGGCTATCAGATGGTACTCACATTTGGAGCAAGTCTTACAGCTTCCGCGCATCACCTTATCCCGGACAAGATTCTTTGCAACGTGTCGTGATCTTCGGGGACATGGGAAAG GCAGAGGAAGATGGTTCGGATGAGTATGGTAACTACGAGAAAGCCTCCCTGAATACCACCAAACAGATCATCAATGACTTGGAGAACATCGACATGGTCATCCACATTGGAGATCTTTCTTATGCAAATGGCTATTTGTCCCAGTGGGATCAGTTTACAGCGCAGATAGAACCAATTGCTTCAACTGTTCCATACATGATTGGCAG TGGTAATCATGAGAGAGACTGGCCTGACACCGGATCATTCTATGGATACAACGATTCCGGTGGCGAATGTGGTGTTCCTGCTCAGACTATGTTCTATGTTCCTGCCGAGAACAGGGCAAAATTCTG GTACTCGACGGACTACGGCATGTTCAGATTCTGCATAGCTCACACTGAAGAGGACTGGAGGCCAGGAACTGAGCAGTACAAGTTCATCGAGCACTGCTTGTCGTCGGTCGACAGGCAGAAGCAGCCATGGCTCATCTTCCTCGCACACCGGGTTCTCGGGTACTCATCAGCCAGCTGGTACGAGATCATGATGGGGTCATATGGTGAGCCGATGGGCCGAGAAGGGCTCCAAGATCTTTGGCAGAAGTACAAGGTTGACCTAGCGGTTTTCGGCCACATTCACAACTATGAGCGCACCTGCCCCATCTATCAG AATCGGTGTGTCCAGGATGGGTCTAACCATTACAGCGGGCGGTTCAACGCGACGACCCATGTCgtcgtcggtggcggcggcgcgagcctCTCTCCGTTCAGAGCCACCGTGCCGTACTGGAGCTTCTTCAGGGACATGGACTTCGGGTTCGTCAAGCTCACGGCGCTCAACAGTTCGTTCCTCCTGTTCGAGTACAAGAAGAGCCGTGATGGCAACGTGTATGACCACTTCACCATCTCGCGCGACTACCCAGACGTCATGGCCTGCTCCGTAGACAACTGCCCCCGGACCACCATGGCTGTTTGA